Proteins encoded by one window of Streptomyces sp. NBC_01477:
- a CDS encoding carbohydrate ABC transporter permease, translating to MSTTVQGRPAAVTAAAAAPGGRSRGPARARWAAVAFVAPAWLYVAGFYLYPLASSIRMGFQDYTVSSFYTGVAPYVGWDNYSKVLHDSHFGRTVLNTVVFTAGSLVFQFALGLALAVFFNRRFPLGGPLRSLLLVPWLLPLVVSGTAWRWILDTDSGVLNHALLQLHLIGHPVPWLASTHDALTAVTLVNIWVGIPFNMVILYGGLQSIPGELYEAAALDGAGGWQRFRHITLPLLRPVTAVVLTLGLIYTVKVFDVIMILTQGGPAGSSQTLTTFAYNLSFQQLEFGRGAAVGNLLIVVAVVFAVVYLRATREQRQAGR from the coding sequence ATGTCCACCACCGTTCAGGGCAGGCCGGCCGCGGTGACCGCGGCCGCCGCCGCACCCGGCGGGCGCAGCCGCGGACCGGCGCGAGCCCGCTGGGCGGCCGTCGCCTTCGTCGCCCCCGCGTGGCTCTACGTCGCCGGCTTCTACCTCTACCCCCTGGCCAGCAGCATCCGCATGGGCTTCCAGGACTACACCGTCTCGTCGTTCTACACCGGTGTGGCGCCCTACGTCGGCTGGGACAACTACAGCAAGGTCCTCCACGACAGCCACTTCGGCCGCACGGTGCTCAACACCGTTGTCTTCACCGCCGGTTCGCTGGTCTTCCAGTTCGCCCTCGGGCTGGCGCTCGCGGTGTTCTTCAACCGGAGGTTCCCGCTCGGCGGCCCGCTGCGCTCGCTGCTGCTGGTGCCGTGGCTGCTGCCCCTGGTGGTGTCGGGCACCGCCTGGCGGTGGATCCTCGACACCGACTCGGGGGTGCTCAACCACGCCCTGCTGCAACTCCACCTGATCGGCCACCCGGTGCCCTGGCTGGCCAGCACCCATGACGCGCTGACCGCCGTGACGCTGGTCAACATCTGGGTCGGCATCCCGTTCAACATGGTCATCCTCTACGGCGGTCTGCAGAGCATCCCCGGCGAGCTGTACGAGGCCGCGGCGCTGGACGGCGCGGGCGGGTGGCAGCGCTTCCGGCACATCACCCTGCCGCTGCTGCGGCCGGTCACCGCCGTGGTGCTCACCCTCGGCCTGATCTACACCGTCAAGGTCTTCGACGTGATCATGATCCTCACCCAGGGCGGTCCCGCGGGCTCCTCGCAGACGCTGACCACCTTCGCGTACAACCTGTCCTTCCAGCAGCTGGAGTTCGGCCGCGGTGCGGCGGTGGGCAATCTGCTCATCGTGGTCGCGGTGGTCTTCGCCGTGGTCTATCTGCGGGCCACCCGCGAGCAGCGGCAGGCCGGCCGATGA
- a CDS encoding carbohydrate ABC transporter permease has translation MLFPLYWMLNASLLPSTDLVKSSPTWIPLHGTLQGYRRALSSQGSHLLVSLGVSAGTVVLVLLIAVPAAYGLAQLRAPGGRLLTFAFLIAQMIPGVVMANSFYTAASKLHLLDSPLALILADSTLCVPFAVLVLQAAMRGVPAELSEAAVLDGASRLRTLLSVILPVSRNAVVTASLFSFLFAWADFLFAVTLTTRDDRAPVTVGIYRFIGAHLSDWNSVMATGIIASLPAAVLLVVAQRYVAAGVTSGAVKD, from the coding sequence ATGCTCTTCCCGCTGTACTGGATGCTGAACGCCTCGCTGCTGCCGTCCACCGACCTGGTCAAGAGCTCGCCGACCTGGATCCCGCTGCACGGCACCCTCCAGGGCTACCGCAGGGCGCTGTCCAGCCAGGGCAGCCACCTGCTGGTCAGCCTCGGTGTGTCGGCCGGCACCGTCGTACTGGTGCTGCTGATCGCGGTGCCCGCCGCCTACGGGCTGGCCCAGCTGCGGGCTCCCGGCGGACGGCTGCTGACCTTCGCCTTCCTGATCGCCCAGATGATCCCCGGCGTGGTGATGGCCAACTCCTTCTACACCGCGGCCAGCAAGCTGCACCTGCTCGACTCGCCGCTGGCCCTGATCCTCGCCGACTCGACGCTGTGCGTGCCGTTCGCGGTGCTGGTCCTCCAGGCGGCGATGCGCGGGGTGCCGGCCGAGCTGAGCGAGGCCGCGGTGCTCGACGGGGCGTCGAGGCTGCGCACCCTGCTGTCGGTGATCCTGCCGGTCAGCCGGAACGCCGTGGTCACCGCGAGCCTGTTCTCGTTCCTCTTCGCCTGGGCCGACTTCCTCTTCGCGGTCACCCTGACCACCAGGGACGACCGGGCGCCGGTCACCGTCGGCATCTACCGCTTCATCGGCGCGCACCTGAGCGACTGGAACAGCGTGATGGCCACCGGGATCATCGCGTCCCTGCCCGCGGCCGTGCTGCTCGTCGTCGCACAGCGCTACGTCGCCGCCGGTGTCACCAGCGGCGCGGTCAAGGACTGA
- a CDS encoding ABC transporter substrate-binding protein, producing MSRLLRTSRLFRPAARPGTLAALAAAGALTLAACGTGSGAGGSGGAPDTLTEIDYYDAAPQNTQLPQILDECAARTGVKIKHQQVPRAQFMPKLLQQASARSLPDLALIDNPDLQQLAATGGLVSLSRAGLSTEGLYPSIVQAGQYQGQTYGIAPGVNGLALYYNTDLFTQAGLKPPTTWDELTADARKLTRGSRYGVAFSAVGTEEGTFQFEPFFWTAGASLKALDSPQAVQALTLWKDLVGSGSASKSVVTWTQADVNDQFMAGNAAMMVNGPWQLPTLNADKKLHFGVVPIPIPGPGAKPVTPLGGEVWTVGHSNAAREAKAVAVVKCLLGHDESATWSKDAGYIPSNQRAAAQLAASDPQLAAFVQEVGTAKARTTELGTDYPKVSQALADAIQAALAGGTSPEKALSQAQSAARN from the coding sequence ATGAGCCGCTTGCTTCGTACGTCCCGCCTGTTCCGCCCGGCCGCAAGACCCGGCACGCTGGCCGCACTCGCCGCCGCCGGGGCGCTCACGCTGGCCGCCTGCGGCACCGGCTCGGGCGCCGGCGGTTCCGGCGGCGCGCCGGACACCCTCACCGAGATCGACTACTACGACGCGGCGCCGCAGAACACCCAGCTGCCGCAGATCCTCGACGAGTGCGCCGCCAGGACCGGGGTGAAGATCAAGCACCAGCAGGTGCCGCGCGCCCAGTTCATGCCGAAGCTGCTCCAGCAGGCGTCCGCGCGCTCCCTGCCCGACCTGGCCCTGATCGACAACCCCGACCTGCAGCAGCTCGCCGCCACCGGCGGCCTGGTGTCGCTGTCCAGGGCCGGGCTGAGCACCGAGGGCCTCTACCCGTCGATCGTGCAGGCCGGGCAGTACCAGGGCCAGACGTACGGCATAGCGCCCGGCGTCAACGGCCTGGCGCTCTACTACAACACCGACCTGTTCACCCAGGCGGGCCTCAAGCCGCCCACCACCTGGGACGAGCTGACCGCTGACGCCAGGAAGCTGACCCGCGGCTCCCGCTACGGCGTGGCCTTCAGCGCGGTCGGCACCGAGGAGGGCACCTTCCAGTTCGAGCCGTTCTTCTGGACCGCGGGCGCGAGCCTGAAAGCGCTGGACTCCCCGCAGGCGGTGCAGGCGCTCACCTTGTGGAAGGACCTGGTCGGCTCGGGTTCCGCGTCCAAGTCCGTGGTGACCTGGACCCAGGCCGACGTCAACGACCAGTTCATGGCGGGGAACGCCGCGATGATGGTCAACGGCCCCTGGCAGCTGCCGACCCTGAACGCCGACAAGAAGCTGCACTTCGGCGTCGTCCCCATCCCGATCCCCGGCCCCGGCGCCAAGCCCGTCACCCCGCTGGGCGGCGAGGTCTGGACCGTCGGGCACAGCAATGCCGCCCGCGAGGCCAAGGCCGTCGCCGTGGTCAAGTGCCTGCTCGGCCACGACGAGAGCGCCACGTGGTCCAAGGACGCCGGGTACATCCCGAGCAATCAGCGGGCCGCCGCGCAGCTGGCCGCCAGTGACCCGCAGCTGGCCGCCTTCGTGCAGGAGGTCGGCACCGCGAAGGCCAGGACCACCGAGCTGGGCACCGACTACCCCAAGGTCAGCCAGGCCCTCGCCGACGCCATCCAGGCGGCACTGGCCGGCGGCACCAGCCCCGAGAAGGCGCTGTCCCAGGCCCAGAGCGCGGCGCGGAACTGA
- a CDS encoding beta-xylosidase: MKRTTTGKSAARHGRRPWTLPVLAALGAAALAAAALSPVPAAAADSEVTIDLAAQGAAPTAVGSGFLYGLSQDGSAPADSLLQPLKPALFRGGGARIAGGGWLGDGYTAGSGYRIRINSALSQARRVTAAPYHATYHLLVSDVWGADTTQPANTVYPCDNGDCSNWTAFIDKLVADVQASGVPVAYDIWNEPDGTGFWQRGVNSAQYYRMWDTAVREIRRLVPSAQIVGPSYSGYNHGWLDSWLGQTKADNTLPNVLNWHFGDDPAADAADARALESAHGIVPLPLTINEYLFSQQQNSAYTAWFLDRLSASGVTAAAHAIWSDCCGAGTLDSLLVGGQRTGQWWVYQAYARLSGRLLGTTGSGGVAVAAGSDPAAHQVLALLGNNSGQGGTTTVTVRNLSAASWLINNNAVHATVQRIPDQSPLDAPVTVFDGDVTPSGGALHVPVTRTSGSDAYTVTLTPGNGSSGPVDPTVVVDGTDTDTADLDHFGYGANWGVTNGVSDMYQQTANWSFTGGAVATFTFRGTRVALHAVRDTDQGIMSLSVDGGAPVTVDNYAASRNASGVVWTSPQLTAGPHTLTITDTGQRNGASGGTNIALDRADVTPS; this comes from the coding sequence ATGAAACGCACCACGACAGGGAAGTCCGCCGCACGCCACGGACGGCGCCCCTGGACGCTGCCCGTGCTCGCCGCGCTCGGCGCCGCCGCCCTGGCCGCGGCGGCCCTCAGCCCGGTGCCCGCGGCAGCCGCGGACTCCGAGGTCACCATCGACCTGGCAGCCCAGGGCGCGGCCCCCACCGCGGTCGGCTCCGGCTTCCTCTACGGCCTCAGCCAGGACGGCTCCGCGCCCGCCGACAGCCTGCTCCAGCCGCTCAAGCCCGCGCTCTTCCGCGGCGGCGGCGCCCGGATCGCCGGCGGCGGCTGGCTCGGCGACGGCTACACCGCGGGATCCGGCTACCGGATACGGATCAACTCGGCGCTGTCCCAGGCCCGCCGGGTCACCGCGGCGCCCTACCACGCGACCTACCACCTGCTGGTCTCCGACGTCTGGGGCGCCGACACCACCCAGCCGGCGAACACCGTCTACCCCTGCGACAACGGCGACTGCTCCAACTGGACCGCCTTCATCGACAAGCTGGTCGCCGACGTGCAGGCGTCCGGCGTACCGGTCGCGTACGACATCTGGAACGAGCCGGACGGCACCGGCTTCTGGCAGCGCGGCGTCAACAGCGCCCAGTACTACCGGATGTGGGACACCGCGGTCCGGGAGATCCGCCGCCTGGTGCCGTCCGCGCAGATCGTCGGCCCCTCCTACAGCGGCTACAACCACGGCTGGCTCGACTCCTGGCTCGGGCAGACCAAGGCCGACAACACCCTGCCGAACGTGCTCAACTGGCACTTCGGCGACGACCCGGCCGCCGACGCCGCCGACGCGCGGGCCCTGGAGTCCGCGCACGGCATCGTCCCGCTGCCGCTGACCATCAACGAGTACCTCTTCTCGCAGCAGCAGAACTCCGCCTACACCGCGTGGTTCCTCGACCGGCTCTCCGCCTCAGGCGTCACCGCCGCCGCCCACGCGATCTGGTCGGACTGCTGCGGCGCGGGCACCCTGGACTCGCTGCTCGTCGGCGGGCAGCGCACCGGTCAGTGGTGGGTCTACCAGGCGTACGCGCGGCTCAGCGGCCGGCTGCTCGGCACCACCGGCAGCGGCGGTGTCGCCGTCGCCGCGGGCTCCGACCCGGCCGCCCACCAGGTGCTGGCGCTGCTCGGCAACAACTCGGGCCAGGGCGGCACCACCACCGTCACCGTGCGGAACCTGTCGGCGGCCTCCTGGCTGATCAACAACAACGCGGTGCACGCCACCGTCCAGCGCATCCCCGACCAGAGCCCGCTCGACGCGCCCGTCACCGTCTTCGACGGCGACGTGACCCCCTCCGGCGGCGCCCTGCACGTGCCGGTCACCCGCACCAGCGGCTCCGACGCCTACACCGTCACCCTCACCCCGGGCAACGGCAGCAGCGGCCCGGTCGACCCGACCGTGGTGGTGGACGGCACCGACACCGATACCGCCGACCTGGACCACTTCGGCTACGGCGCGAACTGGGGCGTCACCAACGGCGTCAGCGACATGTACCAGCAGACCGCGAACTGGTCCTTCACCGGCGGCGCGGTGGCGACCTTCACCTTCCGCGGCACCCGGGTCGCCCTGCACGCGGTGCGCGACACCGACCAGGGGATCATGTCGCTGTCCGTGGACGGCGGCGCGCCGGTCACCGTCGACAACTACGCGGCGAGCCGCAACGCCTCGGGCGTGGTGTGGACCAGCCCGCAGCTGACCGCGGGGCCGCACACCCTGACGATCACCGACACCGGACAGCGCAACGGCGCCAGCGGCGGTACCAACATCGCGCTGGACCGGGCCGACGTCACACCGTCCTGA
- a CDS encoding SigB/SigF/SigG family RNA polymerase sigma factor, protein MATRVVPQDARWPSGPEATTGGLPLIDDATAVAPQDARTLSKMFFDRLQEMEEGTAAYSYARNTLIEMNLSLVRFAAGRYRNRPATDLEEIVQVGTIGLIKAIDRFDLSRETEFTTFAVPYIVGEMKRFFRDTSWAVHVPRRLQELRVELSKAKETLALELDRDPTVAELAAHLELSEQEVIEGLVAANGYTAGSIDIPYSDGDGDGEGRSLGETVGECDPALDLFEDFHTLAPLIEKLPERDRLLLRLRFGEELTQAQIGEQLGCSQMHVSRLLSRIVTKLRSGLMTED, encoded by the coding sequence ATGGCGACGCGCGTGGTGCCGCAGGACGCACGGTGGCCGAGCGGACCGGAAGCCACAACCGGCGGGCTGCCGTTGATCGACGATGCGACGGCCGTGGCGCCGCAGGACGCGCGGACCCTGTCGAAGATGTTCTTCGACCGCCTCCAGGAAATGGAGGAGGGCACCGCGGCCTACAGCTACGCACGCAACACGTTGATCGAGATGAACCTGTCGCTGGTGCGCTTCGCCGCCGGGCGCTACCGCAACCGGCCGGCGACCGACCTCGAGGAGATCGTGCAGGTCGGCACCATCGGCCTGATCAAGGCGATCGACCGGTTCGACCTCTCCCGTGAGACGGAGTTCACCACTTTCGCGGTGCCGTACATCGTCGGGGAGATGAAGCGCTTCTTCCGTGACACCAGCTGGGCGGTGCATGTGCCGCGCCGCCTGCAGGAGCTGCGGGTGGAGCTGAGCAAGGCCAAGGAGACGCTCGCGCTGGAACTGGACCGCGACCCGACGGTGGCGGAGCTGGCCGCGCACCTGGAGCTGTCCGAGCAGGAGGTCATCGAGGGTCTGGTGGCCGCCAACGGTTACACCGCGGGCTCCATCGACATCCCCTACAGCGACGGCGACGGCGACGGCGAGGGCCGCTCCCTCGGCGAGACCGTCGGCGAGTGCGACCCGGCGCTCGACCTTTTCGAGGACTTCCACACCCTGGCCCCGCTGATCGAGAAGCTGCCCGAGCGCGACCGGCTGCTGCTGCGGCTGCGGTTCGGCGAGGAGCTCACCCAGGCGCAGATCGGCGAGCAGCTGGGCTGCTCGCAGATGCACGTGTCGCGGCTGCTCAGCCGTATCGTCACCAAGCTGCGCTCGGGACTGATGACCGAGGACTGA
- a CDS encoding glycoside hydrolase family 31 protein, with protein sequence MPSAFTQLPNLLRWRHGHHVLEIQPWGPDSVRVRAGVHRVADGLPGALDPEAATPADAAVEIHDTHAALTNGLLRITVGAADGLVTATRADTGEELLREEPPHFWWPGARHFESAGGGLHRIEQRFAAYDGERIHGLGQHGHGRFDQKGTVLELQQRNGEVCIPFAVSSRGYGFLWNSPAVGRVEFAANGTRWVADRARQLDYWLTAGRTPADILGHYADATGHAPAFPRWASGLWQSKLRYRNQAEVLDVAHEYARRGLPLSVIVIDYLHWRNLGDWDFDRRDWPDPRGMVDELRALGVEVAVSVWPSVSPLSEGYAALRDAGQLVATYSGATVHADWPDTEEAPEGIGVAFYDATDPAARAALWDRLQENYYKLGIRAFWLDACEPEMRPGHPHNLDYAAGSGSEVANLYPREHARGIHEHLTAQGETEVLSLVRSAWAGSQRYGAALWSGDIPATFDALADSIRAGLNVALSGIPWWTTDIGGFHGGDPDDEHYRELMVRWFQFAAFCPLLRLHGHREPRVFHGPIGVGGGPNEIWSYGERAQAAMTAALHLRERLRPYLHEQLAAGRADGLPLIRPLLLEFPADAAGWDIDDQFLCGRDLLVAPVLRPGATERRVYLPAGAEWKDLAAGTVHRGGRWVTAAAPLDTVPLFLRDHADPFTPLRETR encoded by the coding sequence TTGCCGTCCGCCTTCACCCAGCTCCCGAACCTCCTGCGGTGGCGACACGGCCACCACGTGCTGGAGATCCAGCCGTGGGGTCCCGACAGCGTCCGGGTGCGGGCCGGCGTCCACCGGGTCGCCGACGGCCTGCCCGGCGCGCTCGACCCCGAGGCCGCGACACCCGCGGACGCCGCCGTGGAGATCCACGACACCCACGCCGCCCTCACCAACGGGCTGCTGCGGATCACCGTCGGCGCCGCCGACGGGCTGGTCACCGCGACCCGCGCCGACACCGGCGAGGAACTGCTGCGCGAGGAGCCGCCGCACTTCTGGTGGCCCGGCGCCCGGCACTTCGAGTCGGCCGGCGGCGGCCTGCACCGTATCGAGCAGCGCTTCGCCGCCTACGACGGCGAGCGCATCCACGGCCTGGGCCAGCACGGCCACGGCCGCTTCGACCAGAAGGGCACGGTGCTCGAACTCCAGCAGCGCAACGGGGAGGTGTGCATCCCCTTCGCGGTCTCCAGCCGCGGCTACGGCTTCCTGTGGAACAGCCCCGCCGTCGGCCGGGTGGAATTCGCCGCGAACGGCACCCGCTGGGTCGCCGACCGGGCCAGGCAGCTCGACTACTGGCTCACCGCCGGCCGCACCCCCGCCGACATCCTCGGCCACTACGCCGACGCCACAGGCCACGCCCCGGCCTTCCCGCGCTGGGCCTCGGGCCTGTGGCAGAGCAAGCTGCGCTACCGCAACCAGGCCGAGGTCCTCGACGTGGCCCACGAGTACGCCCGACGCGGCCTGCCGCTGTCGGTGATCGTCATCGACTACCTGCACTGGCGCAACCTCGGCGACTGGGACTTCGACCGCCGCGACTGGCCCGACCCGCGCGGCATGGTCGACGAACTGCGCGCGCTGGGCGTCGAGGTGGCGGTCTCGGTCTGGCCCTCGGTGAGCCCGCTGTCCGAGGGCTACGCCGCGCTCCGCGACGCCGGACAGCTGGTGGCCACCTACAGCGGGGCGACCGTGCACGCCGACTGGCCCGACACCGAGGAGGCGCCCGAGGGCATCGGCGTCGCCTTCTACGACGCCACCGACCCGGCGGCCAGGGCCGCCCTGTGGGACCGCCTCCAGGAGAACTACTACAAACTGGGCATCCGCGCCTTCTGGCTGGACGCCTGCGAGCCCGAGATGCGCCCGGGACACCCGCACAACCTCGACTACGCGGCGGGCAGCGGCTCCGAGGTCGCCAACCTCTACCCGCGCGAGCACGCCCGCGGCATCCACGAACACCTCACCGCGCAGGGCGAGACCGAGGTGCTGTCGCTGGTCAGATCGGCCTGGGCCGGATCGCAGCGCTACGGCGCCGCGCTGTGGTCGGGCGACATCCCCGCGACCTTCGACGCGCTCGCCGACTCGATACGCGCCGGCCTCAACGTCGCCCTGAGCGGCATCCCGTGGTGGACCACCGACATCGGCGGCTTCCACGGCGGCGACCCGGACGACGAGCACTACCGCGAACTGATGGTCCGCTGGTTCCAGTTCGCCGCTTTCTGCCCGCTGCTGCGACTGCACGGCCACCGCGAACCGCGGGTCTTCCACGGCCCGATCGGCGTCGGCGGCGGCCCCAACGAGATCTGGTCGTACGGCGAGCGGGCGCAGGCCGCCATGACCGCCGCCCTGCACCTGCGCGAACGCCTGCGCCCCTACCTGCACGAGCAGCTGGCGGCCGGCCGCGCCGACGGGCTGCCGCTGATCCGCCCGCTGCTGCTGGAATTCCCCGCCGACGCGGCCGGCTGGGACATCGACGACCAGTTCCTGTGCGGCCGGGACCTGCTGGTGGCCCCGGTCCTGCGGCCGGGCGCCACCGAGCGCCGGGTCTACCTGCCGGCCGGCGCCGAATGGAAGGACCTCGCCGCCGGCACCGTCCACCGGGGCGGGCGGTGGGTGACCGCCGCCGCCCCGCTGGACACCGTCCCGCTCTTCCTCCGCGACCACGCCGATCCCTTCACCCCCCTCAGGGAGACACGATGA